Proteins encoded within one genomic window of Manis pentadactyla isolate mManPen7 chromosome 4, mManPen7.hap1, whole genome shotgun sequence:
- the MAP3K6 gene encoding mitogen-activated protein kinase kinase kinase 6 isoform X2, with protein MAGPCPGSGTLERAGSFWQDPLAEALSQGRPLAAPPGRGCARSRPLSVVYVLTREPQAGVEPEAGAEVEPLPLRCLREACAQLPGPRPRPQLRTLPFGKLALGDTAALDSFYNADVVVLEVSSSLAQPSLFYHLGVRESFSMTNNVLLCSQADLPDLQALREDVFQKNSDCAGSYTLIPYVVTATGRVLCGDAGLLKGLADGLVQARAGTEALLTPLVGRLARLLEATPTDSCGYFRETIRQDIRQARERFSGQQLRQELARLQRRLDSMELLSLDIIMNLLLSYRDVQDYSAIIELVETLQALPTCDVAEQHNVCFHYAFALNRRNRRGDREKALAVLLPLVQFEGSVAPDLYCMCGRVYKDMFFSSGFQDPGHREQAYYWYRKAFDTEPSLHSGINAAVLLIAAGQRFEDSEELQLIGMKLGCLLARKGCLEKMQYYWDVGFYLGAQILANDLAQVALAAEQLYKLNAPIWYLVSVMETFLLYQHFRPTPETLGGPLHRAHFWLHFLLQSCQPLKTACPQGDQCLVLVLEMNKVLLPAKLEFQGTDPMSAVILSLLEPETQDIPSGWTFPVASICGVSASKRDGRCCFLYALPPAQDVQLYFPSVGHCQWFCGLIQALVTNPDSTAPVEEAERVGEVLEFDYEYTEMGERLVLGKGTYGVVYAGRDRHTRVRIAIKEIPERDSRFSQPLHEEIALHKRLRHKNIVRYLGSASQGGYLKIFMEEVPGGSLSSLLRTVWGPLQDNESTISFYTRQILQGLSYLHDNHIVHRDIKGDNVLINTFSGLLKISDFGTSKRLAGITPCTETFTGTLQYMAPEIIDQGPRGYGKAADIWSLGCTVIEMATGRPPFHELGSPQAAMFQVGMYKVHPPMPNSLSAEAQAFLLRTFEPNPRVRASAQALLGDPFLQPGKKSRSPGSPQHALRPSDAPSASPTPSADSTTQSQTFPRPQATPQHPPSPPKRCLSYGDTSQLRVPEEPGAEDSACPEESSGMSLLHQESKRRAMLAAVLEQELPTLAEQLCLERDQDPRLGRNHVEELLRCLGAHIHTPNRRRLAQELRALQGQLQAQGIGPALLHAPLFAFPDVVKQILRRRQIRPHWMFVLDSLLSRAVRAALAVLGPEVKDAVPPKSKEASKEEESQLKQQETSVHLSRLPGEPEQEPTPLVVQLGLLRAETDRLRRVLAEKERECQALVQQALQRVNGEARTCVLASAPPSALTVDQGLVLWLQELNVDSGTIQTLLNHSFTLYALLTCATREDLIYTRIRGGMVCRIWRAILTERAGSTPVTPDPHKAE; from the exons ATGGCGGGGCCGTGCCCGGGGTCCGGAACCCTGGAGCGCGCGGGCAGCTTCTGGCAGGACCCGCTGGCTGAGGCGCTGAGCCAGGGCCGGCCGCTCGCGGCTCCCCCGGGCCGTGGCTGTGCGCGAAGCCGACCGCTCAGCGTGGTCTACGTGCTGACCCGGGAGCCGCAGGCCGGGGTGGAGCCCGAGGCTGGAGCCGAGGTGGAGCCGCTGCCCCTACGCTGCCTGCGCGAGGCGTGCGCGCAGCTCCCCGGGCCGCGGCCACGGCCGCAGCTGCGCACCCTGCCCTTCGGGAAGCTGGCTCTGGGAGACACCGCGGCGCTCGATTCTTTCTATAACGCGG ATGTGGTGGTGCTGGAGGTGAGCAGCTCCctagcacagccctccctgttctACCACCTTGGTGTGCGTGAGAGCTTCAGCATGACCAACAACGTGCTGCTCTGCTCCCAGGCTGACCTCCCTGACCTGCAGGCCCTGCGG GAGGATGTTTTCCAGAAGAACTCC GATTGCGCTGGCAGCTACACATTGATCCCCTATGTGGTGACAGCCACTGGTCGGGTGCTGTGTGGTGACGCAGGCCTCCTGAAGGGCCTGGCTGATGGGCTAGTACAGGCCAGGGCAGGCACAGAGGCTCTGCTCACACCCCTGGTAGGCCGGCTTGCCCGCCTGCTGGAGGCCACGCCTACGGACTCTTG TGGCTATTTTCGGGAGACCATTCGGCAGGACATCCGACAGGCACGGGAGAGGTTCAGTGGGCAGCAGCTGCGGCAGGAGCTGGCCCGCCTGCAGCGGAGACTGGACAGCATGGAGCTGCTGAGCTTGGATATCATCATGAACCTGCTGCTCTCCTATCGTGATGTGCAG GACTACTCAGCCATCATTGAGCTGGTGGAGACACTGCAGGCCTTGCCCACCTGTGATGTGGCTGAGCAGCACAACGTCTGCTTCCACTACGCATTTGCCCTCAACCG GAGGAACAGGAGGGGGGACCGGGAGAAGGCCCTGGCTGTGCTGCTGCCACTGGTACAGTTTGAGGGCTCAGTGGCACCTGACCTGTACTGCATGTGTGGCCGTGTCTACAAGGACATGTTCTTCAGCTCTGGCTTCCAGGATCCTGGGCACCGGGAGCAGGCCTATTACTG gtaTCGCAAAGCTTTTGATACAGAGCCCAGCCTCCACTCGGGCATCAATGCAGCTGTGCTCCTCATTGCCGCTGGGCAGCGCTTTGAGGACTCCGAGGAGCTTCAGCTTATAG GCATGAAGCTGGGCTGCCTGCTGGCTCGAAAAGGCTGTTTGGAGAAGATGCAATATTACTGGGATGTAGGCTTCTACCTGGGAGCTCAGATCCTTGCCAATGACCTTGCCCAGGTGGCACTGGCTGCAGAGCAGCTGTACAAGCTCAATGCCCCCATTTG GTACCTGGTGTCTGTGATGGAAACCTTCCTGCTGTACCAGCACTTCAGACCCACACCAGAGACTCTTGGAGGCCCCCTACACCGTGCCCACTTCTGGCTCCATTTCTTGCTACAGTCCTGCCAGCCACTCAAGACGGCCTGTCCCCAAGGGGACCAGTGCTTG GTGCTGGTGCTGGAGATGAACAAGGTGTTGCTGCCGGCAAAGCTCGAGTTTCAGGGTACAGACCCGATGAGCGCAGTGATCCTGAGCCTGCTGGAGCCCGAGACCCAG GACATTCCCTCCGGTTGGACCTTCCCGGTCGCCTCCATCTGCGGCGTCAG CGCCTCGAAGCGGGACGGGCGCTGCTGCTTCCTCTACGCGCTTCCCCCGGCTCAGGACGTCCAGCTGTACTTTCCCAGCGTAGGCCACTGCCAGTG GTTCTGCGGCTTGATCCAAGCCTTGGTGACGAATCCGGATTCCACGGCACCCgtggaggaggcagagagagtAGGGGAGGTGCTGGAG TTTGATTACGAATACACCGAGATGGGCGAGCGGCTGGTGCTGGGCAAGGGCACGTACGGGGTGGTGTATGCGGGCCGCGACAGGCACACGCGGGTACGCATCGCCATTAAGGAGATCCCGGAGCGAGACAGCAG GTTCTCTCAACCCCTCCATGAAGAGATTGCTCTGCACAAACGCCTGCGCCACAAGAACATCGTGCGCTATCTGGGCTCAGCCAGCCAGGGCGGCTACCTCAAGATCTTCATGGAGGAAGTGCCTGGAG GCAGCCTGTCCTCCTTGCTGCGGACAGTGTGGGGACCCTTGCAGGACAACGAGAGCACCATCAGTTTCTACACCCGCCAGATCCTGCAGGGACTCAGCTACCTGCATGACAACCACATTGTGCATCGAGACATCAAA GGGGACAATGTGCTGATCAACACCTTCAGCGGACTGCTAAAGATTTCTGACTTCGGCACCTCCAAGCGGCTGGCAGGCATCACACCCTGCACCGAGACCTTCACag GGACCCTACAGTATATGGCTCCAGAAATCATTGACCAGGGCCCACGAGGTTATGGGAAAGCAGCTGACATCTGGTCATTGGGCTGCACTGTAATTGAGATGGCCACAGGTCGCCCACCCTTCCATGAGCTAGGGAGCCCACAGGCTGCAATGTTTCAG GTGGGCATGTACAAGGTGCATCCGCCAATGCCCAATTCTCTGTCAGCAGAGGCCCAAGCCTTCCTCCTCCGAACTTTTGAGCCAAACCCCCGTGTCCGAGCCAGTGCTCAAGCACTGCTGGGAGACCCCTTCCTTCAGCCTGGGAAGAAGAGCCGCAGTCCCGGCTCCCCCCAACATGCCCTGCGGCCCTCAG ATGCCCCTTCAGCGAGCCCTACTCCTTCAGCTGACTCCACCACCCAGTCCCAGACATTCCCACGTCCTCAGGCAACCCCTCAGCACCCACCCAGTCCCCCGAAGCGCTGCCTCAGTTATGGGGACACCAGCCAACTCCG GGTGCCTGAGGAGCCCGGGGCCGAGGACTCCGCGTGCCCCGAGGAGAGTTCGGGAATGAGCCTGCTGCACCAAGAGAGCAAGCGCCGGGCCATGCTGGCGGCTGTACTGGAGCAGGAGCTGCCCACTCTGGCGGAGCAGCTGTGCCTGGAGCGGGACCAG gatccCCGGCTGGGCAGGAATCACGTGGAAGAGCTACTGCGCTGCCTTGGGGCGCATATCCACACTCCCAACCGCCGGCGGCTGGCCCAGGAGCTGCGCGCGCTCCAAGGGCAGCTTCAGGCCCAGGGCATTGGGCCCGCGCTTCTGCACGCACCGCTCTTCGCCTTCCCAGACGTG gtGAAACAGATCCTCCGCAGGCGCCAGATCCGTCCACACTGGATGTTCGTGCTGGACTCGCTGCTCAGCCGCGCTGTACGGGCAGCCCTGGCGGTGCTGGGCCCAG AGGTGAAGGACGCAGTCCCACCGAAGTCAAAGGAGGCCAGTAAAGAAGAGGAGTCCCAGCTAAAGCAGCAGGAGACCTCAGTGCATCTGAGCCGGCTTCCTGGGGAACCAGAGCAGGAACCCACACCTCTGGTAGTGCAATTGGGCCTTTTGAGAGCAGAGACTGACAG GCTTCGACGCGTCCTGGCTGAGAAGGAACGGGAGTGCCAGGCCCTGGTGCAACAAGCTCTACAGCGGGTGAATGGGGAGGCCAGAACCTGTGTCCTAGCCTCAGCACCCCCAT CTGCTCTCACAGTGGACCAGGGCCTGGTGCTGTGGCTACAGGAACTGAACGTGGATTCAGGCACCATCCAGACG CTGCTGAATCACAGCTTCACCCTCTATGCACTGTTGACATGTGCCACTCGAGAGGACCTCATCTACACCCGAATCAG GGGAGGGATGGTATGCCGCATCTGGAGAGCCATCTTGACAGAGCGAGCAGGATCCACACCAGTCACCCCTGACCCTCACAAGGCTGAATGA
- the MAP3K6 gene encoding mitogen-activated protein kinase kinase kinase 6 isoform X4, translating to MAGPCPGSGTLERAGSFWQDPLAEALSQGRPLAAPPGRGCARSRPLSVVYVLTREPQAGVEPEAGAEVEPLPLRCLREACAQLPGPRPRPQLRTLPFGKLALGDTAALDSFYNADVVVLEVSSSLAQPSLFYHLGVRESFSMTNNVLLCSQADLPDLQALRDCAGSYTLIPYVVTATGRVLCGDAGLLKGLADGLVQARAGTEALLTPLVGRLARLLEATPTDSCGYFRETIRQDIRQARERFSGQQLRQELARLQRRLDSMELLSLDIIMNLLLSYRDVQDYSAIIELVETLQALPTCDVAEQHNVCFHYAFALNRRNRRGDREKALAVLLPLVQFEGSVAPDLYCMCGRVYKDMFFSSGFQDPGHREQAYYWYRKAFDTEPSLHSGINAAVLLIAAGQRFEDSEELQLIGMKLGCLLARKGCLEKMQYYWDVGFYLGAQILANDLAQVALAAEQLYKLNAPIWYLVSVMETFLLYQHFRPTPETLGGPLHRAHFWLHFLLQSCQPLKTACPQGDQCLVLVLEMNKVLLPAKLEFQGTDPMSAVILSLLEPETQDIPSGWTFPVASICGVSASKRDGRCCFLYALPPAQDVQLYFPSVGHCQWFCGLIQALVTNPDSTAPVEEAERVGEVLEFDYEYTEMGERLVLGKGTYGVVYAGRDRHTRVRIAIKEIPERDSRFSQPLHEEIALHKRLRHKNIVRYLGSASQGGYLKIFMEEVPGGSLSSLLRTVWGPLQDNESTISFYTRQILQGLSYLHDNHIVHRDIKGDNVLINTFSGLLKISDFGTSKRLAGITPCTETFTGTLQYMAPEIIDQGPRGYGKAADIWSLGCTVIEMATGRPPFHELGSPQAAMFQVGMYKVHPPMPNSLSAEAQAFLLRTFEPNPRVRASAQALLGDPFLQPGKKSRSPGSPQHALRPSDAPSASPTPSADSTTQSQTFPRPQATPQHPPSPPKRCLSYGDTSQLRVPEEPGAEDSACPEESSGMSLLHQESKRRAMLAAVLEQELPTLAEQLCLERDQDPRLGRNHVEELLRCLGAHIHTPNRRRLAQELRALQGQLQAQGIGPALLHAPLFAFPDVVKQILRRRQIRPHWMFVLDSLLSRAVRAALAVLGPEVKDAVPPKSKEASKEEESQLKQQETSVHLSRLPGEPEQEPTPLVVQLGLLRAETDRLRRVLAEKERECQALVQQALQRVNGEARTCVLASAPPSALTVDQGLVLWLQELNVDSGTIQTLLNHSFTLYALLTCATREDLIYTRIRGGMVCRIWRAILTERAGSTPVTPDPHKAE from the exons ATGGCGGGGCCGTGCCCGGGGTCCGGAACCCTGGAGCGCGCGGGCAGCTTCTGGCAGGACCCGCTGGCTGAGGCGCTGAGCCAGGGCCGGCCGCTCGCGGCTCCCCCGGGCCGTGGCTGTGCGCGAAGCCGACCGCTCAGCGTGGTCTACGTGCTGACCCGGGAGCCGCAGGCCGGGGTGGAGCCCGAGGCTGGAGCCGAGGTGGAGCCGCTGCCCCTACGCTGCCTGCGCGAGGCGTGCGCGCAGCTCCCCGGGCCGCGGCCACGGCCGCAGCTGCGCACCCTGCCCTTCGGGAAGCTGGCTCTGGGAGACACCGCGGCGCTCGATTCTTTCTATAACGCGG ATGTGGTGGTGCTGGAGGTGAGCAGCTCCctagcacagccctccctgttctACCACCTTGGTGTGCGTGAGAGCTTCAGCATGACCAACAACGTGCTGCTCTGCTCCCAGGCTGACCTCCCTGACCTGCAGGCCCTGCGG GATTGCGCTGGCAGCTACACATTGATCCCCTATGTGGTGACAGCCACTGGTCGGGTGCTGTGTGGTGACGCAGGCCTCCTGAAGGGCCTGGCTGATGGGCTAGTACAGGCCAGGGCAGGCACAGAGGCTCTGCTCACACCCCTGGTAGGCCGGCTTGCCCGCCTGCTGGAGGCCACGCCTACGGACTCTTG TGGCTATTTTCGGGAGACCATTCGGCAGGACATCCGACAGGCACGGGAGAGGTTCAGTGGGCAGCAGCTGCGGCAGGAGCTGGCCCGCCTGCAGCGGAGACTGGACAGCATGGAGCTGCTGAGCTTGGATATCATCATGAACCTGCTGCTCTCCTATCGTGATGTGCAG GACTACTCAGCCATCATTGAGCTGGTGGAGACACTGCAGGCCTTGCCCACCTGTGATGTGGCTGAGCAGCACAACGTCTGCTTCCACTACGCATTTGCCCTCAACCG GAGGAACAGGAGGGGGGACCGGGAGAAGGCCCTGGCTGTGCTGCTGCCACTGGTACAGTTTGAGGGCTCAGTGGCACCTGACCTGTACTGCATGTGTGGCCGTGTCTACAAGGACATGTTCTTCAGCTCTGGCTTCCAGGATCCTGGGCACCGGGAGCAGGCCTATTACTG gtaTCGCAAAGCTTTTGATACAGAGCCCAGCCTCCACTCGGGCATCAATGCAGCTGTGCTCCTCATTGCCGCTGGGCAGCGCTTTGAGGACTCCGAGGAGCTTCAGCTTATAG GCATGAAGCTGGGCTGCCTGCTGGCTCGAAAAGGCTGTTTGGAGAAGATGCAATATTACTGGGATGTAGGCTTCTACCTGGGAGCTCAGATCCTTGCCAATGACCTTGCCCAGGTGGCACTGGCTGCAGAGCAGCTGTACAAGCTCAATGCCCCCATTTG GTACCTGGTGTCTGTGATGGAAACCTTCCTGCTGTACCAGCACTTCAGACCCACACCAGAGACTCTTGGAGGCCCCCTACACCGTGCCCACTTCTGGCTCCATTTCTTGCTACAGTCCTGCCAGCCACTCAAGACGGCCTGTCCCCAAGGGGACCAGTGCTTG GTGCTGGTGCTGGAGATGAACAAGGTGTTGCTGCCGGCAAAGCTCGAGTTTCAGGGTACAGACCCGATGAGCGCAGTGATCCTGAGCCTGCTGGAGCCCGAGACCCAG GACATTCCCTCCGGTTGGACCTTCCCGGTCGCCTCCATCTGCGGCGTCAG CGCCTCGAAGCGGGACGGGCGCTGCTGCTTCCTCTACGCGCTTCCCCCGGCTCAGGACGTCCAGCTGTACTTTCCCAGCGTAGGCCACTGCCAGTG GTTCTGCGGCTTGATCCAAGCCTTGGTGACGAATCCGGATTCCACGGCACCCgtggaggaggcagagagagtAGGGGAGGTGCTGGAG TTTGATTACGAATACACCGAGATGGGCGAGCGGCTGGTGCTGGGCAAGGGCACGTACGGGGTGGTGTATGCGGGCCGCGACAGGCACACGCGGGTACGCATCGCCATTAAGGAGATCCCGGAGCGAGACAGCAG GTTCTCTCAACCCCTCCATGAAGAGATTGCTCTGCACAAACGCCTGCGCCACAAGAACATCGTGCGCTATCTGGGCTCAGCCAGCCAGGGCGGCTACCTCAAGATCTTCATGGAGGAAGTGCCTGGAG GCAGCCTGTCCTCCTTGCTGCGGACAGTGTGGGGACCCTTGCAGGACAACGAGAGCACCATCAGTTTCTACACCCGCCAGATCCTGCAGGGACTCAGCTACCTGCATGACAACCACATTGTGCATCGAGACATCAAA GGGGACAATGTGCTGATCAACACCTTCAGCGGACTGCTAAAGATTTCTGACTTCGGCACCTCCAAGCGGCTGGCAGGCATCACACCCTGCACCGAGACCTTCACag GGACCCTACAGTATATGGCTCCAGAAATCATTGACCAGGGCCCACGAGGTTATGGGAAAGCAGCTGACATCTGGTCATTGGGCTGCACTGTAATTGAGATGGCCACAGGTCGCCCACCCTTCCATGAGCTAGGGAGCCCACAGGCTGCAATGTTTCAG GTGGGCATGTACAAGGTGCATCCGCCAATGCCCAATTCTCTGTCAGCAGAGGCCCAAGCCTTCCTCCTCCGAACTTTTGAGCCAAACCCCCGTGTCCGAGCCAGTGCTCAAGCACTGCTGGGAGACCCCTTCCTTCAGCCTGGGAAGAAGAGCCGCAGTCCCGGCTCCCCCCAACATGCCCTGCGGCCCTCAG ATGCCCCTTCAGCGAGCCCTACTCCTTCAGCTGACTCCACCACCCAGTCCCAGACATTCCCACGTCCTCAGGCAACCCCTCAGCACCCACCCAGTCCCCCGAAGCGCTGCCTCAGTTATGGGGACACCAGCCAACTCCG GGTGCCTGAGGAGCCCGGGGCCGAGGACTCCGCGTGCCCCGAGGAGAGTTCGGGAATGAGCCTGCTGCACCAAGAGAGCAAGCGCCGGGCCATGCTGGCGGCTGTACTGGAGCAGGAGCTGCCCACTCTGGCGGAGCAGCTGTGCCTGGAGCGGGACCAG gatccCCGGCTGGGCAGGAATCACGTGGAAGAGCTACTGCGCTGCCTTGGGGCGCATATCCACACTCCCAACCGCCGGCGGCTGGCCCAGGAGCTGCGCGCGCTCCAAGGGCAGCTTCAGGCCCAGGGCATTGGGCCCGCGCTTCTGCACGCACCGCTCTTCGCCTTCCCAGACGTG gtGAAACAGATCCTCCGCAGGCGCCAGATCCGTCCACACTGGATGTTCGTGCTGGACTCGCTGCTCAGCCGCGCTGTACGGGCAGCCCTGGCGGTGCTGGGCCCAG AGGTGAAGGACGCAGTCCCACCGAAGTCAAAGGAGGCCAGTAAAGAAGAGGAGTCCCAGCTAAAGCAGCAGGAGACCTCAGTGCATCTGAGCCGGCTTCCTGGGGAACCAGAGCAGGAACCCACACCTCTGGTAGTGCAATTGGGCCTTTTGAGAGCAGAGACTGACAG GCTTCGACGCGTCCTGGCTGAGAAGGAACGGGAGTGCCAGGCCCTGGTGCAACAAGCTCTACAGCGGGTGAATGGGGAGGCCAGAACCTGTGTCCTAGCCTCAGCACCCCCAT CTGCTCTCACAGTGGACCAGGGCCTGGTGCTGTGGCTACAGGAACTGAACGTGGATTCAGGCACCATCCAGACG CTGCTGAATCACAGCTTCACCCTCTATGCACTGTTGACATGTGCCACTCGAGAGGACCTCATCTACACCCGAATCAG GGGAGGGATGGTATGCCGCATCTGGAGAGCCATCTTGACAGAGCGAGCAGGATCCACACCAGTCACCCCTGACCCTCACAAGGCTGAATGA